The Rhodococcus rhodochrous DNA window GCGCACGCACCGCACGCGCGGAACACCGAGTTCGTCGACGAGGACGATCGTGCCGCGCTCGAGCAGCGACTGCACGGGCCGCGCGGCACCGTCGCGGTACTCGTGCATGGTCACCCGGGTGTCGGCGCGCAACAGGACCGCCGTGAGGGTGTCGGTGTAGCCGCGGATGTCGGGCACGCCGAGGACACCGCGCCACGCTTCGGCCTTGGCGGGATCCTCCTCCAGATGAAGGATGAGTGCTTCGCGGTCGCACAGGGGCCGGTCGAGACTGCCCCCGTAGAGGGCCGGCCGATCACCGGGAACGGCCGGAGCCCCGGCGGTGGCGGTGACCGGGTCGCCGCCGTCCTCGACGACTTCGGGGGGTGGGGGCGGCACCGCGACCGGCACCTGCGGCGGCACCAGACGCGGCGTCCACGGGTCGTCCTGCGCGGTCGCGACATGCAGTTGCACGGGCGTCGTCGTCTCGACCGAACCGCCCGACGAGCAGGCACCCGCCACCAGTGCCGTCAGGGCGAGTGCCAGACCGAATCCACGAACCGTGTCGCTGGCCACGCCGCC harbors:
- a CDS encoding DUF6777 domain-containing protein, whose product is MASDTVRGFGLALALTALVAGACSSGGSVETTTPVQLHVATAQDDPWTPRLVPPQVPVAVPPPPPEVVEDGGDPVTATAGAPAVPGDRPALYGGSLDRPLCDREALILHLEEDPAKAEAWRGVLGVPDIRGYTDTLTAVLLRADTRVTMHEYRDGAARPVQSLLERGTIVLVDELGVPRVRCVRGNPLSAPVLTGNDELEGPKWPGLNAERMFVVQPAATAVRELEVVDITTGAMVPVPVGEALPKTTAPAAPETTEETLPETEALQAPVPAPRRAPVPEAAAPPPPPPEPPPPPPPAPEPPPPPPAPEPAPAPAPAPAPAPPPAPRAPAPPPPQIQIQIPGAPPVVIPLPF